One genomic region from Pseudoduganella dura encodes:
- a CDS encoding circularly permuted type 2 ATP-grasp protein has translation MPNFYDEMYSTEATVRPHYHAFADWLAQQPPHLIDQKRAEAELIFQRVGITFAVYGDNAGKERLIPFDIIPRVIDAAEWARLQEGLVQRVTALNRFLHDVYHDQDILKAGIVPREQVLNNAQYRPAMQGVEVPSDIYAHIAGVDIVRAGAGEFYVLEDNLRVPSGVSYMLENRKMMMRLFPALFASNRVAPVDHYPDLLLDNLRTVAPPGISDPTVVVMTPGMHNSAYFEHAFLAQQMGVALVQGQDLYVKDDTVYKRTTRGPKRVDVIYRRIDDDYLDPRAFRADSTLGVPGLLDAVRAGRVGLANAIGTGVADDKSIYPFVPDMIEFYLGEKPILNNVPTYQCRKQEDLAYTLAHLPELVVKEVHGAGGYGMLVGPASTHAEIEAFRERLLANPAGYIAQPTLALSACPTYVESGVAPRHIDLRPFVLSGKKVTMVPGGLTRVALQEGSLVVNSSQGGGTKDTWILEN, from the coding sequence ATGCCGAACTTTTACGACGAGATGTATTCCACTGAAGCAACCGTACGGCCACATTATCATGCGTTCGCGGATTGGCTGGCACAGCAGCCCCCGCACTTGATCGACCAGAAACGGGCCGAAGCCGAACTGATCTTCCAGCGCGTGGGGATCACGTTTGCCGTCTATGGCGACAACGCCGGCAAGGAACGCCTGATCCCCTTCGACATCATCCCGCGCGTGATCGATGCCGCCGAGTGGGCCAGGCTGCAGGAAGGCCTGGTACAGCGCGTGACGGCGCTGAACCGTTTCCTGCACGATGTCTATCATGATCAGGATATCCTGAAAGCCGGCATCGTTCCGCGCGAACAGGTGTTGAACAACGCGCAGTACCGGCCGGCGATGCAGGGTGTCGAAGTGCCGTCCGATATCTATGCGCACATCGCCGGGGTCGACATCGTGCGGGCCGGCGCGGGCGAATTCTACGTCCTGGAAGACAACCTGCGGGTGCCCTCCGGCGTTTCCTACATGCTGGAAAACCGCAAGATGATGATGCGGCTGTTTCCCGCGCTGTTCGCCAGCAACCGGGTGGCGCCGGTCGACCACTATCCCGACCTGCTGCTCGACAACCTGCGCACCGTGGCGCCGCCCGGCATCAGCGATCCGACGGTGGTGGTGATGACGCCCGGCATGCACAACTCGGCCTACTTCGAGCACGCGTTCCTGGCCCAGCAGATGGGCGTGGCGCTGGTGCAGGGGCAGGACCTGTACGTGAAGGACGATACCGTCTACAAGCGCACCACGCGCGGCCCGAAGCGGGTCGACGTCATCTACCGCCGCATCGACGACGACTATCTCGATCCGCGCGCGTTCCGCGCCGATTCCACGCTGGGCGTGCCCGGCCTGCTCGACGCGGTGCGCGCAGGGCGGGTCGGCCTGGCGAACGCCATCGGCACCGGCGTTGCCGACGACAAGTCGATCTACCCGTTCGTGCCGGACATGATCGAGTTCTACCTGGGCGAGAAGCCCATCCTCAACAACGTGCCCACCTACCAGTGCAGGAAGCAGGAAGACCTGGCCTACACGCTGGCGCACCTGCCCGAGCTGGTGGTCAAGGAAGTGCACGGCGCCGGCGGCTACGGCATGCTGGTCGGCCCGGCCTCGACCCATGCCGAGATCGAGGCCTTCCGCGAGCGCCTGCTGGCCAACCCGGCAGGCTACATCGCCCAGCCCACGCTGGCGCTGTCGGCTTGCCCGACCTATGTCGAATCGGGCGTCGCGCCGCGGCATATCGACCTGCGCCCGTTCGTGCTGTCGGGCAAGAAGGTGACGATGGTGCCGGGCGGGCTGACCCGCGTGGCACTGCAGGAAGGATCGCTGGTGGTCAATTCGTCGCAGGGCGGCGGAACCAAGGACACCTGGATATTGGAGAACTAG